A genome region from Anopheles stephensi strain Indian chromosome 2, UCI_ANSTEP_V1.0, whole genome shotgun sequence includes the following:
- the LOC118507202 gene encoding uncharacterized protein LOC118507202 has protein sequence MCGNREQKQYSTMAHGSLTVAGMIVKGDASSGRAGVAGPSSPSATGSSTTTTAHNSAKMGSRRIFTPQFKLQVLDSYRNDGDCKGNQRATARKYGIHRRQIQKWLQVENNLRSVVANGGGNSSGNSSSNSNANSAVGSGSSSGGASAHSNGAGSSGSGGGGASMKINLLNHHHQHPHLHHPAHHVHHPAHHHLHYQPMHHHPHHHPGLTGLMQAPSVAAAAAAAAAAAAAAHYHHHQQHLHQQQQQQQQQPVHPLAFHPIAVPPVQHQQQQQVGLDVARQRVARNGASAAGLLSPVLTHTGTASTAIPVSSCSPLSVASSSGSLSTSSLCSASPNSMARSPSSQLLQLGEPAASGGDAANQSHHHHHQQSVIFSPVPLLAAATATPPSTGTADSHYYGHIRAVAAAAQAAAAAAVTAHRYDHPIDLSRPGSLSAGSPVPSCPKTPHDNYDRSVKEECLDGAEEEEEEEISVEEVDEPLNRSTAGVVEQAWDLSCRRPALTPDRKRSSSAMSGPIAAPDTTRPAKSVKLFKPYLLDEEESPKQQQHQHQRPDSALADDDKDSTRESPAIVDRPMSPGIVGNHHQSSLQHQQQYPIIWSNSSPAAAAAAYYELSPPAYLLASQSQTAALSGAAAGIACAPAGNVVPTGRGWSTPQASPVSGYDSSTSISSVCSGPEEDNTSHSSHSSSSHSNHGQSEKLKQQAIDSFYHDVACRGDYRAVATKYNINRKYVEKWLQQEQEDDHHHQHQHSHAEVRSPLVVG, from the coding sequence atgtgcgGAAATCGAGAACAGAAGCAATACAGTACAATGGCTCACGGTTCGCTTACGGTCGCGGGTATGATTGTCAAAGGTGACGCGTCGTCGGGCCGTGCGGGAGTTGCCGGGCCTTCATCGCCGTCGGCTACCGGTAGCAGCACCACAACCACCGCACACAACTCCGCCAAGATGGGTTCGCGGCGCATCTTTACGCCACAGTTCAAGCTACAGGTGCTCGACTCGTACCGGAACGATGGTGACTGCAAGGGAAACCAAAGGGCGACCGCCCGCAAATATGGCATTCACCGGCGGCAGATCCAGAAGTGGCTGCAGGTGGAAAACAATCTGCGCTCGGTCGTGGCCAACGGTGGTGGTAatagcagcggcaacagcagcagcaacagcaacgccAACAGTGCCGTCGGTTCCGGAAGCTCGTCGGGCGGAGCGTCGGCCCACAGCAACGGTGCCGGTAGCAGCGGaagcggcggtggcggtgcatcgatgaaaataaatctcctaaatcatcatcaccagcacccGCATTTGCATCACCCGGCGCATCATGTGCATCACCCAGCGCACCATCACCTGCATTATCAGCCGATGCACCACCATCCGCATCACCATCCGGGATTGACGGGTCTGATGCAAGCGCCATCGGTAGCGGCAGCGGCGgccgctgcagcagcagcagcagcagcagcacactaccaccatcatcagcaacatttgcaccagcaacagcagcagcagcagcaacagccggTGCACCCATTGGCGTTTCATCCGATCGCTGTCCCTCCGgttcagcaccagcagcagcagcaagttgGTTTGGACGTGGCCAGACAACGCGTCGCTCGAAATGGCGCAAGCGCCGCCGGTCTGCTGTCACCCGTGCTTACCCACACAGGTACCGCCTCGACCGCCATACCCGTCTCCTCCTGTTCGCCCCTCTCGGTCGCATCCTCCTCTGGATCGCTGTCCACGTCCTCGCTCTGCTCCGCCTCGCCCAACTCAATGGCGCGGTCTCCATCATCGCAGTTGCTCCAATTGGGTGAGCCAGCGGCATCTGGTGGCGATGCGGCGAACCAgtcgcaccatcaccaccaccagcaatcTGTCATCTTTTCGCCCGTACCGTTGCTGGCCGCCGCCACAGCAACACCACCGTCAACCGGTACGGCCGATAGTCACTACTATGGCCATATTCGTGCGGTCGCAGCAGCGGCACAGGCTGCTGCGGCAGCTGCCGTCACCGCCCACCGTTACGATCATCCGATCGATCTTTCCCGGCCCGGATCGTTGTCTGCCGGTTCGCCCGTTCCTTCCTGCCCGAAAACACCCCACGACAACTACGATCGTTCGGTAAAGGAGGAATGCCTGGATGGTgcagaggaggaggaggaggaggagattAGTGTGGAGGAAGTCGATGAGCCGTTGAATCGCAGTACCGCCGGTGTGGTAGAACAGGCGTGGGATCTCTCCTGCCGACGGCCCGCCCTCACTCCGGACCGCAAACGATCGTCTTCGGCGATGAGCGGTCCGATCGCCGCACCCGACACAACCCGTCCGGCCAAATCGGTGAAACTGTTCAAACCGTACCTGCTCGACGAGGAGGAGTCcccaaagcagcagcagcaccagcaccagcggcCCGATTCAGCGCTAGCGGACGATGATAAGGATTCGACCCGTGAATCGCCTGCGATCGTCGATCGGCCCATGTCACCGGGGATCGTCGGTAACCACCATCAGTCGTCactccagcaccagcagcaataTCCCATCATCTGGAGCAACAGCTCgcctgccgccgccgccgccgcctaCTACGAGCTAAGCCCGCCGGCATATCTGCTTGCCTCGCAGTCACAAACGGCAGCGCTctccggtgctgctgctggcattGCTTGTGCACCGGCCGGAAACGTAGTGCCAACGGGGCGGGGTTGGAGTACACCGCAGGCGTCACCGGTGTCCGGGTACGACAGTTCCACCTCGATCTCGTCCGTGTGCAGCGGGCCGGAGGAGGACAACACCAGCCACAGCAGTCACAGCAGCTCCAGCCACAGCAACCACGGTCAGTCGGAGAAGCTGAAGCAGCAGGCAATCGATAGCTTCTACCATGATGTGGCGTGCCGCGGCGATTACCGGGCAGTGGCCACCAAGTACAACATTAACCGCAAGTATGTGGAGAAGTGGTTGCAGCAGGAGCAGGAagatgatcatcatcaccagcaccagcataGTCATGCCGAGGTGCGATCACCGCTCGTGGTTGGATGA